The following proteins are encoded in a genomic region of Tigriopus californicus strain San Diego chromosome 6, Tcal_SD_v2.1, whole genome shotgun sequence:
- the LOC131882790 gene encoding eukaryotic translation initiation factor 4 gamma 3-like isoform X1, translating into MQQQPPYNYGPQHGPNNGGNPGGQPRGPAHRSPFPHNPAGGNGMGQGAHNALRMPAPNNSMTMTQGQAGSMPFSMFPQSPRPMFPFLIQGNVNGMGHNQRIVQSEHYGGPMTQYMPGPGMYPPHQPQFTIPPPAHTNNQMHPQSRPHVANPGVPTGLPTHSSAPASISMQQQLQAHHLNSVAIANASVGSGVVVSPAMAGPHQLTNIPGGNHQPQPLPPQSGSMNFMGGPNPSPPVAVAPAVRERKVLAIVNPDTGKPVDLNDSTPSDQAEDLAVSPALSTDKTETASNGTDSHSRQAVKPAILTPSNASETVSSSRPIAITAPKDEPAPKVEKSAVGSHQPEIHSESSPNPSGVSKSSPKKSSDLSGPESKSAKPNVPESISSTVPHPSSAPKETLPDMSISPTSEGNKASKTKKKGPARKAELNRKGDQKDGGSDMDAFKDLEKDGGGKPTVDSTLNHEATPPPVVLPAPAATTSTTVTATTTATASPSSLPPLSSSIVPKVEIEEPKISVTSAGPNRATTSQPLPSEKVALTDNNNVSAPKHSNSIPEVITSEPEKESKAHSTMLPPATPNSASSRRSQDDSDIPSVSEDNNVSSNSLDPAITNMLPKTSSSMSKLKYEYKPDQWSPLNPTGSKQYDREFLMMLQNDPLSKQKPQKLPDMDIVKDTSINMSVRKFADNRNQDWTPGYVQATSSRGPMGGISKKGSQNGGKRPDPGKKIISGLSIQEKVELHVAENAWKPDKLRGNKADSDKPAPDSIEELSKRARGILNKLTPQKFETLVEKFNSLPIDTEEKLNLCMELVYEKAVDEPGFSVAYAKMCEVLAGKQVMPMNGKSPIAFRNVLLLRCQKEFMNDYMDKEEKEEFQKQYDAADSEEKRKELKAEFEEKELKARRRSLGNIRFIGELYKLDMLKFKIMHQCIRNLLANKTDEESLECLCRLLSTVGNNLDDETTKTLAKGPNPEIKHFDTYFEDIRKIIGSKQITSRVRFMLQDLLDLRQSKWKPRREAAGPKTIDEIHQDAEREKKLENLMSKNAGGGGGRDDRGWSGRDGRDSQRDSGRGSFAHNDNSRKRNPRASAQGSDEGWNTIQPKFKPDMFNVDFVKNVKKVDATTLHLGGPSRVGASWSQGSLGSRTPRANMPSPGGNRFAAIASLGTSDSGGAPRDDGGSSRTSQSRFGPRDSSPGSNSIDRTEAVKNVQMKRNGPPVSSASDSSADKQSKILKGDPKIDIQIFKPIIDEYLGTNDMKEVLREIGEKFHPSNIAEFVSCVVEYGLERSDGTRTRLGSLFDVLVKQHYLTESQFLKGWCNVLGAVPDLMVDIPKVWDYLALILAPMVRNGTLSLSFLLDSVNYSKPEWKEAPKDFPGLYAAAALHALALNDGHKFVGGMWRKAGLQWSQFIPEADVDDFIATHKLGFSVNDLTVAANGPITQLSADQKRTELLKRLQNPDPKHKDVIYDWIDVTWGNQVSDTNFIRLLTTSVIESSLSSEETKKLDENKVGNLGPIIKRYLDGDVKKEIQAIFALQHLMDQWEHPRQMLYTLFEKFYDQNVLSLEAFLSWKNNEDINEQAGKGVAIKSTTGFFTWLKENEDEDDDEDEDDEDEEEDEIAKNKP; encoded by the exons ATGCAGCAGCAACCGCCTTATAACTACGGGCCGCAACATGGACCCAATAACGGCGGTAACCCGGGCGGTCAACCGCGTGGCCCCGCTCACCGTAGTCCCTTTCCTCACAATCCCGCGGGTGGCAATGGGATGGGTCAAGGGGCACACAACGCGCTCCGCATGCCCGCCCCCAACAATTCCATGACCATGACCCAGGGTCAGGCCGGTTCGATGCCCTTCTCCATGTTCCCACAATCGCCCCGACCCATGTTTCCCTTCCTTATTCAAGGCAATGTGAATGGG ATGGGTCACAATCAAAGAATCGTTCAGAGCGAACATTACGGAGGCCCAATGACACAGTACATGCCGGGACCTGGCATGTATCCGCCTCATCAACCCCAATTCACGATCCCCCCGCCCGCGCACACTAACAATCAAATGCATCCCCAGTCCCGCCCCCACGTGGCCAACCCCGGGGTGCCGACCGGCCTGCCCACGCATTCAAGCGCACCTGCATCGATATCCATGCAACAGCAGCTGCAGGCTCATCACCTCAATTCGGTGGCCATAGCCAACGCGTCCGTCGGGAGTGGGGTGGTTGTGTCCCCGGCCATGGCCGGTCCGCATCAACTGACCAATATCCCTGGCGGCAACCATCAGCCTCAGCCTCTGCCACCTCAGTCGGGGTCTATGAACTTCATGGGCGGGCCAAACCCCTCGCCCCCTGTGGCTGTGGCGCCCGCTGTGCGGGAAAGGAAAGTTCTGGCCATTGTCAATCCTGATACGGGCAAACCTGTGGACCTCAATGACTCGACGCCCTCCGATCAG GCTGAAGACTTGGCCGTCTCCCCCGCATTGTCAACCGACAAAACTGAAACGGCTTCCAATGGTACAGATTCACACTCCCGTCAGGCAGTCAAACCAGCCATCCTCACGCCTTCAAATGCCTCCGAAACCGTGTCTAGTTCCCGACCTATCGCAATCACGGCTCCCAAAGACGAGCCCGCCCCCAAAGTCGAAAAATCGGCGGTTGGGAGCCATCAGCCCGAAATTCATTCTGAATCATCCCCCAATCCCAGTGGAGTGTCGAAATCCTCGCCCAAGAAATCGTCGGATTTGTCTGGGCCGGAATCAAAATCCGCGAAACCCAACGTCCCTGAGTCGATATCTTCCACCGTACCCCATCCGTCTTCTGCGCCCAAGGAGACACTCCCTGATATGTCAATCTCGCCAACTTCGGAAG GTAACAAGGCGTctaaaaccaaaaagaagGGTCCAGCTCGAAAGGCTGAACTCAATCGGAAAGGCGATCAAAAAGATGGCGGAAGTGACATGGATGCCTTCaaagatttggaaaaagaCGGAGGTGGCAAACCCACGGTTGATTCCACCCTTAATCACGAGGCTACCCCTCCTCCAGTTGTTCTTCCTGCAccagcagcaacaacatcaaccaCAGTCACAGCCACCACCACAGCAACTGCTTCCCCCTCATCCCTCCCTCCTCTTTCCTCGTCAATTGTCCCAAAGGTTGAGATTGAGGAGCCGAAAATCTCAGTCACGTCTGCTGGTCCAAATCGAGCCACAACATCACAGCCCTTACCTTCAGAAAAGGTTGCGTTGACAGACAACAACAACGTTTCCGCGCCCAAACATTCCAATTCTATACCAGAAGTGATCACTTCCGAGCCGGAAAAAGAGAGCAAAGCACACTCGACAATGTTGCCTCCAGCAACCCCCAATTCTGCATCCTCCAGAAGATCGCAAGACGATAGTGACATCCCGTCAGTGTCAGAGGATAACAATGTCTCTTCCAACAGCTTAGATCCCGCAATAACGAACATGTTGCCGAAGACCAGTAGCTCAATGAGCAAACTCAAATACGAATATAAACCAG ACCAATGGTCGCCCTTGAACCCGACTGGATCCAAACAATACGATCGAGAATTCTTGATGATGCTCCAAAATGACCCATTGTCGAAACAAAAGCCTCAAAAGCTTCCCGACATGGACATTGTCAAAGATACTTCTATCAACATGTCGGTCAGGAAATTTGCCGATAACCGCAACCAAGATTGGACACCAGGCTATGTTCAGGCAACAAGCTCACGG GGTCCCATGGGAGGAATTTCCAAGAAGGGTTCCCAAAATGGTGGCAAGAGACCCGATCCGGGCAAAAAGATCATCTCTGGGCTGAGTATTCAAGAGAAGGTTGAGCTTCACGTGGCGGAAAATGCGTGGAAGCCCGACAAGTTGAGGGGCAACAAAGCTGACAGTGACAAACCAGCACCTGACTCGATCGAGGAGCTTTCCAAGAGAGCGCGAGGTATTCTGAACAAGCTCACGCCACAGAAATTCGAGACCTTGGTCGAGAAATTCAATTCCTTGCCGATCGACACGGAGGAGAAATTGAACCTCTGTATGGAATTGGTTTATGAAAAG GCTGTGGACGAACCAGGATTTTCAGTGGCTTACGCCAAAATGTGCGAAGTCCTCGCCGGGAAACAAGTGATGCCCATGAACGGCAAATCTCCTATCGCATTTAGAAATGTTTTGCTACTTCGTTGTCAAAAAGAGTTCATGAACGACTACATGGAcaaggaagagaaggaagaatTTCAGAAACAGTATGATGCCGCCGATTCAGAGGAGAAACGGAAAGAGCTCAAGGCCGAGTTCGAGGAGAAAGAGCTCAAAGCTCGAAGACGATCCTTGGGTAACATCCGTTTCATTGGTGAGCTCTACAAGTTAGACATGCTGAAGTTCAAAATCATGCACCAGTGCATTCGCAACCTATTGGCCAACAAAACCGACGAAGAGTCCTTGGAATGTCTTTGCCGGCTCCTATCGACAGTAGGGAATAACCTGGATGACGAAACCACCAAGACACTCGCCAAG GGCCCAAATCCTGAAATCAAACACTTCGATACTTATTTCGAAGACATCAGAAAGATCATCGGCAGCAAGCAGATCACCAGTAGAGTGCGATTCATGCTTCAAGACTTGCTAGATTTGCGCCAGAGCAAGTGGAAACCTCGACGAGAAGCCGCTGGACCGAAGACCATCGATGAAATTCACCAAGACGCCGAGCGCGAGAAGAAGTTGGAGAACCTGATGAGTAAGAATGCTGGCGGAGGCGGGGGTAGAGATGATCGGGGCTGGAGTGGGCGTGACGGGCGGGATTCCCAACGCGATTCCGGCCGCGGTTCGTTTGCTCACAACGACAACTCGCGGAAAAGGAACCCGCGTGCTTCTGCTCAAGGCAGCGATGAGGGTTGGAACACAATTCAGCCCAAATTCAAACCCGATATGTTTAATGTCGACTTTGTCAAAAACGTGAAGAAAGTGGACGCCACTACTTTACATCTGGGAGGGCCCTCCCGTGTGGGAGCTTCCTGGAGCCAGGGGAGCTTGGGAAGTCGAACCCCGCGTGCGAACATGCCCAGTCCAGGTGGAAATCGCTTCGCCGCCATCGCCTCCTTGGGAACTTCCGATAGTGGCGGGGCTCCACGTGACGATGGCGGATCTTCGAGGACCAGCCAGTCGCGTTTTGGCCCAAGAGATTCCTCCCCGGGTTCGAACTCTATTGATAGAACGGAGGCTGTGAAGAATGTCCAGATGAAGCGTAACGGTCCGCCGGTCAGCAGTGCCTCAGATTCGAGCGCAGACAAACAGAGCAAGATCCTCAAAGGTGACCCGAAGATCGACATCCAGATTTTCAAGCCTATCATCGACGAGTACTTGGGTACGAATGACATGAAGGAAGTCTTGCGGGAAATCGGTGAGAAGTTCCATCCCAGCAACATCGCCGAATTTGTGAGTTGCGTGGTGGAATACGGCCTCGAGCGGTCAGATGGGACCCGGACACGCCTTGGCTCCCTCTTCGATGTCCTAGTCAAACAGCACTACTTGACAGAGTCACAGTTCCTGAAAGGCTGGTGTAATGTGCTTGGTGCGGTTCCTGACCTTATGGTGGACATTCCTAAAGTCTGGGATTACTTGGCCTTAATCTTGG CTCCTATGGTGAGGAATGGGACACtttccctttcatttttacTCGATTCTGTGAATTACTCCAAACCAGAGTGGAAGGAAGCTCCCAAAGATTTCCCCGGACTGTATGCGGCTGCCGCTCTACACGCTCTGGCATTGAACGACGGCCACAAGTTTGTGGGCGGAATGTGGAGAAAGGCCGGACTTCAGTGGTCGCAATTTATCCCGGAAGCCGACGTCGATGACTTCATAGCCACTCAT AAATTGGGCTTCTCAGTGAATGATCTGACTGTTGCCGCCAATGGACCCATCACGCAACTCTCGGCTGATCAGAAGAGGACTGAATTGCTCAAACGGTTGCAGAACCCAGATCCCAAACACAAGGATGTCATTTACGACTGGATCGAT GTGACATGGGGAAATCAAGTCTCTGATACTAATTTCATTCGACTGCTAACGACTTCGGTGATTGAGAGCTCCCTTTCAT CCGAGGAAACGAAGAAATTGGACGAAAACAAAGTGGGAAATCTGGGACCCATTATTAAACGCTATCTGGATGGCGATGTGAAAAAAGAGATTCAAGCTATTTTTGCTCTTCAACACCTCATGGATCAATGGGAGCATCCTAGGC AAATGTTATACACTTTGTTCGAAAAGTTCTATGATCAAAACGTGCTTTCCCTCGAGGCCTTCTTGTCGTGGAAAAACAACGAGGACATTAATGAGCAGGCCGGTAAAGGTGTGGCCATTAAATCCACCACCGGTTTCTTCACGTGGCTGAAAGAgaacgaagacgaggacgacgatgaggatgaagacgacgaagatgaggaagaggacgaaatTGCCAAGAACAAGCCGTGA
- the LOC131882790 gene encoding eukaryotic translation initiation factor 4 gamma 3-like isoform X2: MFNPTAHEFVPQMGHNQRIVQSEHYGGPMTQYMPGPGMYPPHQPQFTIPPPAHTNNQMHPQSRPHVANPGVPTGLPTHSSAPASISMQQQLQAHHLNSVAIANASVGSGVVVSPAMAGPHQLTNIPGGNHQPQPLPPQSGSMNFMGGPNPSPPVAVAPAVRERKVLAIVNPDTGKPVDLNDSTPSDQAEDLAVSPALSTDKTETASNGTDSHSRQAVKPAILTPSNASETVSSSRPIAITAPKDEPAPKVEKSAVGSHQPEIHSESSPNPSGVSKSSPKKSSDLSGPESKSAKPNVPESISSTVPHPSSAPKETLPDMSISPTSEGNKASKTKKKGPARKAELNRKGDQKDGGSDMDAFKDLEKDGGGKPTVDSTLNHEATPPPVVLPAPAATTSTTVTATTTATASPSSLPPLSSSIVPKVEIEEPKISVTSAGPNRATTSQPLPSEKVALTDNNNVSAPKHSNSIPEVITSEPEKESKAHSTMLPPATPNSASSRRSQDDSDIPSVSEDNNVSSNSLDPAITNMLPKTSSSMSKLKYEYKPDQWSPLNPTGSKQYDREFLMMLQNDPLSKQKPQKLPDMDIVKDTSINMSVRKFADNRNQDWTPGYVQATSSRGPMGGISKKGSQNGGKRPDPGKKIISGLSIQEKVELHVAENAWKPDKLRGNKADSDKPAPDSIEELSKRARGILNKLTPQKFETLVEKFNSLPIDTEEKLNLCMELVYEKAVDEPGFSVAYAKMCEVLAGKQVMPMNGKSPIAFRNVLLLRCQKEFMNDYMDKEEKEEFQKQYDAADSEEKRKELKAEFEEKELKARRRSLGNIRFIGELYKLDMLKFKIMHQCIRNLLANKTDEESLECLCRLLSTVGNNLDDETTKTLAKGPNPEIKHFDTYFEDIRKIIGSKQITSRVRFMLQDLLDLRQSKWKPRREAAGPKTIDEIHQDAEREKKLENLMSKNAGGGGGRDDRGWSGRDGRDSQRDSGRGSFAHNDNSRKRNPRASAQGSDEGWNTIQPKFKPDMFNVDFVKNVKKVDATTLHLGGPSRVGASWSQGSLGSRTPRANMPSPGGNRFAAIASLGTSDSGGAPRDDGGSSRTSQSRFGPRDSSPGSNSIDRTEAVKNVQMKRNGPPVSSASDSSADKQSKILKGDPKIDIQIFKPIIDEYLGTNDMKEVLREIGEKFHPSNIAEFVSCVVEYGLERSDGTRTRLGSLFDVLVKQHYLTESQFLKGWCNVLGAVPDLMVDIPKVWDYLALILAPMVRNGTLSLSFLLDSVNYSKPEWKEAPKDFPGLYAAAALHALALNDGHKFVGGMWRKAGLQWSQFIPEADVDDFIATHKLGFSVNDLTVAANGPITQLSADQKRTELLKRLQNPDPKHKDVIYDWIDVTWGNQVSDTNFIRLLTTSVIESSLSSEETKKLDENKVGNLGPIIKRYLDGDVKKEIQAIFALQHLMDQWEHPRQMLYTLFEKFYDQNVLSLEAFLSWKNNEDINEQAGKGVAIKSTTGFFTWLKENEDEDDDEDEDDEDEEEDEIAKNKP; this comes from the exons ATGTTCAACCCCACGGCTCATGAGTTTGTGCCTCAG ATGGGTCACAATCAAAGAATCGTTCAGAGCGAACATTACGGAGGCCCAATGACACAGTACATGCCGGGACCTGGCATGTATCCGCCTCATCAACCCCAATTCACGATCCCCCCGCCCGCGCACACTAACAATCAAATGCATCCCCAGTCCCGCCCCCACGTGGCCAACCCCGGGGTGCCGACCGGCCTGCCCACGCATTCAAGCGCACCTGCATCGATATCCATGCAACAGCAGCTGCAGGCTCATCACCTCAATTCGGTGGCCATAGCCAACGCGTCCGTCGGGAGTGGGGTGGTTGTGTCCCCGGCCATGGCCGGTCCGCATCAACTGACCAATATCCCTGGCGGCAACCATCAGCCTCAGCCTCTGCCACCTCAGTCGGGGTCTATGAACTTCATGGGCGGGCCAAACCCCTCGCCCCCTGTGGCTGTGGCGCCCGCTGTGCGGGAAAGGAAAGTTCTGGCCATTGTCAATCCTGATACGGGCAAACCTGTGGACCTCAATGACTCGACGCCCTCCGATCAG GCTGAAGACTTGGCCGTCTCCCCCGCATTGTCAACCGACAAAACTGAAACGGCTTCCAATGGTACAGATTCACACTCCCGTCAGGCAGTCAAACCAGCCATCCTCACGCCTTCAAATGCCTCCGAAACCGTGTCTAGTTCCCGACCTATCGCAATCACGGCTCCCAAAGACGAGCCCGCCCCCAAAGTCGAAAAATCGGCGGTTGGGAGCCATCAGCCCGAAATTCATTCTGAATCATCCCCCAATCCCAGTGGAGTGTCGAAATCCTCGCCCAAGAAATCGTCGGATTTGTCTGGGCCGGAATCAAAATCCGCGAAACCCAACGTCCCTGAGTCGATATCTTCCACCGTACCCCATCCGTCTTCTGCGCCCAAGGAGACACTCCCTGATATGTCAATCTCGCCAACTTCGGAAG GTAACAAGGCGTctaaaaccaaaaagaagGGTCCAGCTCGAAAGGCTGAACTCAATCGGAAAGGCGATCAAAAAGATGGCGGAAGTGACATGGATGCCTTCaaagatttggaaaaagaCGGAGGTGGCAAACCCACGGTTGATTCCACCCTTAATCACGAGGCTACCCCTCCTCCAGTTGTTCTTCCTGCAccagcagcaacaacatcaaccaCAGTCACAGCCACCACCACAGCAACTGCTTCCCCCTCATCCCTCCCTCCTCTTTCCTCGTCAATTGTCCCAAAGGTTGAGATTGAGGAGCCGAAAATCTCAGTCACGTCTGCTGGTCCAAATCGAGCCACAACATCACAGCCCTTACCTTCAGAAAAGGTTGCGTTGACAGACAACAACAACGTTTCCGCGCCCAAACATTCCAATTCTATACCAGAAGTGATCACTTCCGAGCCGGAAAAAGAGAGCAAAGCACACTCGACAATGTTGCCTCCAGCAACCCCCAATTCTGCATCCTCCAGAAGATCGCAAGACGATAGTGACATCCCGTCAGTGTCAGAGGATAACAATGTCTCTTCCAACAGCTTAGATCCCGCAATAACGAACATGTTGCCGAAGACCAGTAGCTCAATGAGCAAACTCAAATACGAATATAAACCAG ACCAATGGTCGCCCTTGAACCCGACTGGATCCAAACAATACGATCGAGAATTCTTGATGATGCTCCAAAATGACCCATTGTCGAAACAAAAGCCTCAAAAGCTTCCCGACATGGACATTGTCAAAGATACTTCTATCAACATGTCGGTCAGGAAATTTGCCGATAACCGCAACCAAGATTGGACACCAGGCTATGTTCAGGCAACAAGCTCACGG GGTCCCATGGGAGGAATTTCCAAGAAGGGTTCCCAAAATGGTGGCAAGAGACCCGATCCGGGCAAAAAGATCATCTCTGGGCTGAGTATTCAAGAGAAGGTTGAGCTTCACGTGGCGGAAAATGCGTGGAAGCCCGACAAGTTGAGGGGCAACAAAGCTGACAGTGACAAACCAGCACCTGACTCGATCGAGGAGCTTTCCAAGAGAGCGCGAGGTATTCTGAACAAGCTCACGCCACAGAAATTCGAGACCTTGGTCGAGAAATTCAATTCCTTGCCGATCGACACGGAGGAGAAATTGAACCTCTGTATGGAATTGGTTTATGAAAAG GCTGTGGACGAACCAGGATTTTCAGTGGCTTACGCCAAAATGTGCGAAGTCCTCGCCGGGAAACAAGTGATGCCCATGAACGGCAAATCTCCTATCGCATTTAGAAATGTTTTGCTACTTCGTTGTCAAAAAGAGTTCATGAACGACTACATGGAcaaggaagagaaggaagaatTTCAGAAACAGTATGATGCCGCCGATTCAGAGGAGAAACGGAAAGAGCTCAAGGCCGAGTTCGAGGAGAAAGAGCTCAAAGCTCGAAGACGATCCTTGGGTAACATCCGTTTCATTGGTGAGCTCTACAAGTTAGACATGCTGAAGTTCAAAATCATGCACCAGTGCATTCGCAACCTATTGGCCAACAAAACCGACGAAGAGTCCTTGGAATGTCTTTGCCGGCTCCTATCGACAGTAGGGAATAACCTGGATGACGAAACCACCAAGACACTCGCCAAG GGCCCAAATCCTGAAATCAAACACTTCGATACTTATTTCGAAGACATCAGAAAGATCATCGGCAGCAAGCAGATCACCAGTAGAGTGCGATTCATGCTTCAAGACTTGCTAGATTTGCGCCAGAGCAAGTGGAAACCTCGACGAGAAGCCGCTGGACCGAAGACCATCGATGAAATTCACCAAGACGCCGAGCGCGAGAAGAAGTTGGAGAACCTGATGAGTAAGAATGCTGGCGGAGGCGGGGGTAGAGATGATCGGGGCTGGAGTGGGCGTGACGGGCGGGATTCCCAACGCGATTCCGGCCGCGGTTCGTTTGCTCACAACGACAACTCGCGGAAAAGGAACCCGCGTGCTTCTGCTCAAGGCAGCGATGAGGGTTGGAACACAATTCAGCCCAAATTCAAACCCGATATGTTTAATGTCGACTTTGTCAAAAACGTGAAGAAAGTGGACGCCACTACTTTACATCTGGGAGGGCCCTCCCGTGTGGGAGCTTCCTGGAGCCAGGGGAGCTTGGGAAGTCGAACCCCGCGTGCGAACATGCCCAGTCCAGGTGGAAATCGCTTCGCCGCCATCGCCTCCTTGGGAACTTCCGATAGTGGCGGGGCTCCACGTGACGATGGCGGATCTTCGAGGACCAGCCAGTCGCGTTTTGGCCCAAGAGATTCCTCCCCGGGTTCGAACTCTATTGATAGAACGGAGGCTGTGAAGAATGTCCAGATGAAGCGTAACGGTCCGCCGGTCAGCAGTGCCTCAGATTCGAGCGCAGACAAACAGAGCAAGATCCTCAAAGGTGACCCGAAGATCGACATCCAGATTTTCAAGCCTATCATCGACGAGTACTTGGGTACGAATGACATGAAGGAAGTCTTGCGGGAAATCGGTGAGAAGTTCCATCCCAGCAACATCGCCGAATTTGTGAGTTGCGTGGTGGAATACGGCCTCGAGCGGTCAGATGGGACCCGGACACGCCTTGGCTCCCTCTTCGATGTCCTAGTCAAACAGCACTACTTGACAGAGTCACAGTTCCTGAAAGGCTGGTGTAATGTGCTTGGTGCGGTTCCTGACCTTATGGTGGACATTCCTAAAGTCTGGGATTACTTGGCCTTAATCTTGG CTCCTATGGTGAGGAATGGGACACtttccctttcatttttacTCGATTCTGTGAATTACTCCAAACCAGAGTGGAAGGAAGCTCCCAAAGATTTCCCCGGACTGTATGCGGCTGCCGCTCTACACGCTCTGGCATTGAACGACGGCCACAAGTTTGTGGGCGGAATGTGGAGAAAGGCCGGACTTCAGTGGTCGCAATTTATCCCGGAAGCCGACGTCGATGACTTCATAGCCACTCAT AAATTGGGCTTCTCAGTGAATGATCTGACTGTTGCCGCCAATGGACCCATCACGCAACTCTCGGCTGATCAGAAGAGGACTGAATTGCTCAAACGGTTGCAGAACCCAGATCCCAAACACAAGGATGTCATTTACGACTGGATCGAT GTGACATGGGGAAATCAAGTCTCTGATACTAATTTCATTCGACTGCTAACGACTTCGGTGATTGAGAGCTCCCTTTCAT CCGAGGAAACGAAGAAATTGGACGAAAACAAAGTGGGAAATCTGGGACCCATTATTAAACGCTATCTGGATGGCGATGTGAAAAAAGAGATTCAAGCTATTTTTGCTCTTCAACACCTCATGGATCAATGGGAGCATCCTAGGC AAATGTTATACACTTTGTTCGAAAAGTTCTATGATCAAAACGTGCTTTCCCTCGAGGCCTTCTTGTCGTGGAAAAACAACGAGGACATTAATGAGCAGGCCGGTAAAGGTGTGGCCATTAAATCCACCACCGGTTTCTTCACGTGGCTGAAAGAgaacgaagacgaggacgacgatgaggatgaagacgacgaagatgaggaagaggacgaaatTGCCAAGAACAAGCCGTGA